The proteins below are encoded in one region of Bombus vancouverensis nearcticus chromosome 8, iyBomVanc1_principal, whole genome shotgun sequence:
- the LOC117156565 gene encoding uncharacterized protein LOC117156565 — protein sequence MRCETANMRRTWYLPILICSLWNVVPTREAEWIPCVELKRELHVPCKCTISTDYSRSIEMNCDRVVFTRNTMDSLKGEPIVSISQRNSGYNALPEDLLNSDLNLKKLDLSGNSIHRLMDRLLRVQTRLEELKLADNLLGDNLNPIFSSNEFHGMKQLKLLDLSRNGLRSLEEGIFKGCESLEQLYLDGNNLTTVPTMSLKGLESIRVLSLSDNNIESLPRAAFSILGDSLLRLDLSENELSHMEDDALSGLERLLLLNLSRNDLNRFNSDVFKGAYNLLQLDLSTNFLREFPSDALRHLTDLKFLNMSNNLIDEIDHRHLSSLGELQVLDLSRNNIGRLDFGTFSKLSELTRLDLSLNALRTIDESSFNGLNKLKWLSLQDNNILLVPALALTRLPSLAHLHMEFNRVAALPTELIQATASNLVTLALTRNLVREIPAGLFQDFERLISIELSGNMLSRITRDTFVGLEETLLELDVSSNRLTSIGELPLRRLISLNLSGNRLTRISPETFDHLKRIRYLNLSSNPLYGGFPPVFPFSVLDLDVSRTDLSILPSVLFRNLESLERLSIAGNRLERIESGTFNRLVNLSRIDLSENRIEHIENEAFVGLTNLYELNLRGNRLSSFTGEHFDTGTGLESLDLSSNQIDQLSPTAFAIHPRLRELRLSDNRFLYFPTDYLKPLQFLEWLNLSGNELKSVDEFAFSQLVRLRSLNLAANRIESVNELAFHNSTQLQLIDLSGNDIETLSERTMEGLLRLEHLNLRDNRLTSLPETIFDPSRVRSVESIDLSGNRLTEIPIRSLQRQIGFLFRLNLARNRMVELFSQEVASNVKELDLSDNPLSENAVKGILGEAKILRFLNLANTGIERLMVRLETPFLKRLDLSRNRLSDLRVTTLERATMLETLNLSGNKFSDLSSLNKAFQALPALRRLDISDNHVKTINETDFDGLAGLRFLTMTNLPNCTRIERTAFKSLGKLRSLAAYDYPKLGYFDVQGVLKRMNNLETLDIEIKDSSVSNEQLSIRSHPRLKEVILRGVRLRSILSSSLVGVRGPKLIFGLKNTSVDSIPAALFFPVPRSTELELDISGSKFTTLSSQFLSALDERIGSVKIKGLRYNPIDCNCDARQLWKWLKTIGDDDPSNLVLCSTPINLAGSILINLAEHRLSCDLTSGTSVDEFINDTTATIHVLASSSSSDSFSSSSSSSYSNPTVRSTFSEPEIIWTVAPPVQNTDRNKHYNGDHATSSSAGSSAGTDDTLIIGIVGGVVAFIALIVVVICVCRFRWSSDRIDQTRLAVAAATSSIPDASMVRPASAYSGKINHELYLGSYNESTLDRGNTMASSIPTIPHQIMPLVQPPMHLMHTLLTPTQTQPQSQSQLQTQQFYGYCDGSLPVYIACSTDTKCDR from the exons ATGCGGTGTGAAACAGCGAATATGAGAAGAAC GTGGTATTTACCGATACTTATTTGTTCACTTTGGAACGTTGTTCCGACTAGAGAAGCAGAATGGATACCGTGCGTCGAGTTAAAACGGGAATTACACGTCCCGTGCAAATGTACCATCTCGACGGACTACAGTCGATCGATCGAGATGAACTGCGATCGAGTGGTGTTTACGCGAAACACGATGGATAGTCTAAAAGGGGAACCGATTGTTTCCATTAGTCAGAGAAATAGCGGATATAACGCTCTACCGGAGGACTTGCTCAATTCTGACTTGAATCTGAAAAAATTAGATCTGTCGGGCAATTCGATTCACAGATTGATGGATCGCTTGCTCCGTGTACAAACCCGATTGGAGGAACTAAAGCTTGCCGATAATCTATTAGGCGATAACCTAAATCCGATATTCTCGAGCAATGAGTTTCACGGTATGAAACAACTGAAACTACTCGATCTGAGCAGGAACGGACTTCGAAGTTTAGAAGAAGGGATCTTTAAAGGATGCGAAAGCCTCGAACAGCTTTACTTGGACGGTAACAATTTGACAACGGTACCGACGATGTCTTTGAAGGGACTTGAATCGATCAGAGTGCTTTCGCTATCTGACAATAATATCG AATCCCTTCCACGAGCCGCTTTCTCGATATTAGGTGACTCGCTATTGCGATTAGATCTCAGTGAAAACGAATTGTCCCATATGGAAGACGATGCATTGTCAGGGCTCGAACGATTACTTTTACTAAACCTATCTCGCAACGATCTTAACCGTTTTAACAGCGATGTTTTTAAAG GGGCTTACAATTTATTGCAGTTGGATTTGTCAACAAATTTTCTGCGAGAATTTCCAAGCGATGCACTGAGACATTTAACGGACTTGAAGTTTCTCAATATGTCGAACAATTTAATCGAT GAGATTGATCATCGACATTTATCATCTTTGGGAGAGCTGCAAGTATTGGATCTTAGCCGAAATAACATCGGTCGGCTAGATTTCGGTACGTTTTCCAAGTTGTCCGAGTTAACTAGGCTCGACTTAAGCCTGAACGCATTACGCACG ATTGACGAATCATCGTTCAATGgtttaaacaaattaaaatggCTCTCGTTGCAAGACAACAACATCTTACTAGTACCAGCCCTGGCTCTGACTAGGTTACCATCTTTAGCTCATCTTCATATGGAATTCAATCGAGTCGCTGCTCTGCCGACCGAGTTGATCCAAGCAACAGCCTCGAATCTCGTAACACTGGCGCTCACTCGAAATTTAGTTCGAGAAATACCCGCTGGTCTGTTCCAGGACTTTGAAAGGTTGATCAGTATCGAATTATCCGGCAATATGCTGTCAAGGATCACACGCGACACGTTCGTTGGATTGGAAGAAACGCTGCTCGAGTTGGATGTATCCTCCAATAGGCTGACCTCGATCGGCGAGCTTCCTCTAAGACGGTTGATCTCTCTTAATTTGTCGGGGAATCGGCTAACGCGAATCTCTCCGGAAACGTTCGATCATTTGAAAAGAATTCGATATTTAAATCTGAGCTCGAACCCGCTTTACGGTGGTTTCCCTCCGGTGTTCCCCTTCTCCGTGCTCGATCTCGACGTTTCGCGTACCGATCTAAGCATCCTGCCGTCGGTACTGTTTCGCAACCTCGAATCACTCGAGAGGCTATCGATCGCCGGCAATCGATTGGAAAGAATCGAGTCAGGTACGTTCAACCGATTGGTTAATCTTTCGAGAATCGACTTGTCTGAGAATCGCATCGAGCATATCGAGAACGAGGCTTTCGTGGGATTGACCAATCTATACGAACTGAATTTACGAGGTAACAGGTTGAGTTCGTTTACCGGAGAACACTTTGACACCGGAACAGGCTTGGAGAGCCTCGATTTGTCTTCGAATCAAATAGATCAATTATCACCGACCGCCTTCGCGATACATCCGAGATTACGAGAGCTTCGTCTCTCAGATAATCGATTTCTCTACTTTCCCACGGACTACCTGAAACCTCTGCAATTTCTCGAATGGCTGAATTTGTCGGGAAATGAGTTGAAGTCCGTCGACGAGTTCGCCTTTTCTCAGCTTGTTCGTCTTCGGTCGCTAAATCTTGCCGCGAATCGGATCGAGTCCGTCAACGAACTAGCTTTTCATAATTCTACGCAGTTGCAGCTAATCGATCTTTCGGGCAACGATATCGAGACGTTAAGCGAGAGGACGATGGAGGGTCTTCTTCGTTTGGAGCATTTGAATCTTCGGGACAATCGTTTAACTTCTCTTCCGGAAACGATCTTTGATCCAAGCAGAGTCCGTTCCGTCGAAAGTATCGATTTGTCCGGGAATCGGCTAACCGAGATCCCGATTAGATCGCTACAGCGACAAATTGGGTTCCTTTTTAGGTTAAACCTAGCTCGAAACAGAATGGTTGAACTGTTTAGTCAAGAGGTCGCCAGCAACGTGAAAGAACTCGATTTATCGGATAATCCGTTGAGCGAGAACGCCGTCAAAGGAATATTGGGAGAGGCCAAGATTCTCCGATTCTTGAACCTGGCGAATACCGGGATCGAACGTCTGATGGTCAGGCTCGAGACGCCGTTCCTTAAGCGGCTCGATCTTTCTAGGAACAGGCTGTCCGACCTCCGGGTAACGACTCTCGAACGCGCTACCATGCTCGAAACGTTAAACCTCTCGGGGAACAAATTCTCCGATTTATCTAGTTTGAACAAAGCATTCCAAGCCTTGCCTGCGCTCCGGAGATTAGACATATCCGACAACCATGTGAAAACGATCAACGAGACCGATTTCGATGGCTTGGCCGGCTTGCGTTTCCTGACGATGACAAATCTGCCGAATTGTACGAGAATCGAGCGAACCGCTTTCAAATCGCTCGGAAAGCTTCGCTCTCTGGCCGCCTACGATTACCCTAAATTGGGCTATTTCGACGTCCAGGGAGTACTCAAACGAATGAACAATTTGGAAACGCTCGATATCGAGATCAAGGATTCCTCGGTAAGCAACGAACAATTATCGATACGTTCGCACCCTCGACTTAAGGAGGTGATCCTACGAGGAGTCAGGCTCAGAAGCATTCTATCTAGCTCGTTAGTCGGCGTTCGAGGACCCAAGCTGATATTCGGCCTGAAAAATACTTCCGTCGACTCGATACCGGCAGCTCTCTTCTTTCCGGTACCCCGCTCCACCGAATTGGAATTGGACATCTCCGGCAGCAAATTCACCACTCTATCCAGCCAATTCCTTTCGGCGCTTGATGAACGAATCGGTTCCGTCAAGATCAAGGGACTCCGCTATAATCCGATCGATTGCAATTGCGACGCGAGACAACTCTGGAAATGGCTTAAAACGATCGGCGATGACGATCCTTCAAATCTCGTTCTCTGTTCCACTCCGATCAACTTAGCTGGATCGATCTTAATCAATCTCGCGGAACATCGATTGTCTTGCGACTTGACCTCCGGCACCTCTGTCGATGAATTCATCAACGATACCACCGCTACCATCCACGTTCTCGCTTCTTCATCCTCCTCTGattctttttcctcttcctcctcctcttcttatTCCAATCCTACCGTCAGATCGACGTTTTCGGAACCCGAGATTATTTGGACCGTAGCACCACCGGTTCAAAACACTGATCGAAATAAGCATTACAATGGCGATCATGCAACTTCTTCGTCAGCCGGTTCTTCCGCCGGTACGGACGATACACTTATCATTGGTATCGTTGGTGGCGTCGTAGCGTTCATAGCTCTGATCGTAGTCGTGATCTGTGTGTGCCGATTTAGGTGGTCTTCTGACCGAATCGATCAAACGCGTTTAGCCGTAGCGGCCGCGACCAGCAGTATTCCTGACGCCTCGATGGTCAGGCCTGCCAGCGCTTACTCCGGCAAGATTAATCATGAACTTTATCTTGGCTCTTACAACGAATCCACGTTAGATCGTGGGAATACGATGGCTTCTTCCATTCCAACTATACCTCACCAAATAATGCCTTTGGTTCAACCACCGATGCATCTCATGCATACCCTTTTAACTCCTACTCAAACTCAACCGCAATCACAGTCCCAACTGCAAACGCAACAATTTTACGGATATTGCGACGGCTCTTTACCTGTTTACATTGCTTGCTCCACTGATACCAAGTGTGACAGATAA
- the Vps16A gene encoding vacuolar protein sorting 16 isoform X3, with translation MAWFIYMICLEHINMLLEVKDTKVVEAKFFVSYSGTGIAVLTSTNRIFLVNNIVEPKVRQISEIPRYGGQIECWCLVHCDRETRVILSNRDGIFVIHQSHQTATHIPFDNLFTRHNKVFTIVAMAVSGNNRHIALYTDTGHLYMGTIDFNEKYCEHYTNMKEPLENIAWCGTEAVICSWNSTVMVIGRTAETIIYTYDGPVHLITEIDGVRVLSGSSHEMIQKVPNVVQKIFRINSTDPASYLLEASKQFQKRSHKADSYMDLVKDKLDPAIKACIDGAGHEFDFETQKLLMRAAKFGKGFSKTINPEYYVNMCRTLRVLNAVRHPAIGIPLTYTQFTILTSQVLLDRLVARRHYYLSIQIARHLQLPEIDGESRILAHWACYKVKQTQLDKEQIAEEIADKLGYAPGVSYSEIARRAADCGRKQLAIKLIDYEPRAHQQVPLLLTLGEERAALRKAVESGNTDLVYTVILHLRENMPLGDFQMSIMHCPLAMALYIKYCQNHNRETLRDIYNQYDDFHSQAIWFITESYQRKNTMSREALLQSAQENFKLARNDTNAALTEEQIKLLRYQRSMEDVLKKPIVGKPLQDTVKVLLLRNEYKLADKLRSEYKISDRRYWWLRIQCLAEQGVWNELEKFSKSKKSPIGYEPFIDQCLKYNEEREAKKYLPKVRDELKVKYLVKLKMMNEAVQTAIEQKDVNALTYLLGQCETTDRQLIDKINMYITSLKN, from the exons ATGGCATGGTTCATATATATGATATGTTTGGAACATATCAACATGCTTTTA GAAGTAAAAGATACTAAGGTTGTAGAAGCAAAATTTTTTGTCAGTTACAGTGGAACTGGTATTGCAGTTCTGACATCTACTAATCGTATATTTCTAGTGAATAATATAGTTGAACCAAAAGTTAGACAAATATCTGAAATTCCTA GATATGGCGGGCAAATTGAATGCTGGTGTTTAGTTCATTGCGATAGAGAAACACGTGTGATATTATCGAACAGAGATGGGATATTTGTGATACATCAGTCTCATCAAACTGCAACTCATATACcattt gACAACCTTTTTACCAGACACAATAAAGTGTTCACTATAGTCGCCATGGCAGTGTCTGGAAACAATCGTCATATCGCTCTTTATACGGATACTGGGCATTTGTACATGGGTACTATAgatttcaatgaaaaatattgTGAACATTATACAAATATGAAAGAGCCTTTAGAAAACATAGCATG GTGTGGAACAGAAGCTGTAATATGTAGTTGGAATAGTACCGTAATGGTAATCGGACGAACAGCCGAAACCATAATATATACGTACGATGGACCGGTACATCTTATTACAGAGATTGATGGTGTACGTGTATTATCTGGTTCTTCTCATGAAATGATACAAAAAGTACCGAATGTCGttcaaaaaatatttcgaattaaTTCAACCGATCCTGCGTCTTATTTATTGGAAGCTTCTAAACAGTTTCAAAAAAGGAGTCACAAAGCTGATAGTTACATGGATTTAGTCAAAGATAAATTAGATCCTGCAATAAAAGCTTGCATCGATGGAGCTGGCCATGAATTTGATTTTGAAACACAAAAGCTTTTAATGAGG GCTGCTAAATTCGGGAAAGGATTTAGTAAAACAATTAATCCTGAGTATTACGTCAACATGTGTCGAACTTTAAGAGTTTTAAATGCAGTAAGGCACCCCGCAATTGGAATTCCACTAACATATACACA ATTCACTATTCTCACGAGTCAAGTGTTATTGGATAGACTCGTTGCAAGAAGGCATTACTATCTAAGTATACAAATTGCACGGCATCTTCAGTTACCAGAGATCGATGGAGAAAGTCGAATATTAGCTCATTGGGCTTGCTATAAA GTAAAACAAACGCAATTAGATAAGGAACAAATAGCAGAAGAAATAGCTGATAAATTAGGCTACGCGCCTGGTGTTTCTTATAGCGAAATTGCAAGAAGAGCAGCCGACTGCGGCCGAAAACAACTAGCAATTAAA CTGATTGATTACGAACCACGTGCACATCAACAAGTGCCACTTTTATTAACGCTTGGTGAAGAAAGAGCCGCTTTACGTAAAGCCGTTGAAAGTGGAAATACAGATTTGGtttataccgtaatacttcaTCTCAGGGAGAACATGCCACTCGGTGATTTTCAG ATGTCCATAATGCACTGTCCTTTAGCTATGGCTTTATACATCAAATACTGTCAAAATCATAATCGAGAAACACTTCGCGATATTTATAATCAATATGATGATTTTCATTCTCAAGCGATATGGTTCATTACCGAGAGTTATCAGCGAAAG AATACGATGTCAAGAGAAGCATTATTACAATCTGCACAGGAGAATTTCAAGTTAGCTCGTAACGATACTAATGCAGCTTTGACAGAAgaacaaataaaattattgcgcTATCAAAGGTCCATGGAAGATGTATTAAAGAAACCGATTGTAGGGAAACCACTTCAGGATACTGTAAAAGTATTACTATTGCGCAATGAATACAAATTAGCTGATAAATTAAGATCAGAGTATAAAATATCGGATCGAAG ATATTGGTGGTTACGAATACAATGTTTGGCCGAGCAGGGCGTATGGAACGAATTGGAAAAATTTTCCAAAAGTAAAAAATCCCCTATTGGTTATGAG CCTTTTATAGACCAATGTTTAAAATATAATGAAGAAAGGGAAGCGAAAAAATATTTACCTAAAGTAAGGGAcgaattaaaagtaaaatacttAGTTAAATTAAA AATGATGAACGAGGCCGTTCAAACGGCGATAGAACAAAAAGATGTTAATGCGTTAACTTACTTACTAGGTCAGTGCGAAACTACAGATAGGcaattaattgataaaattaatatgtatataacaagtcttaaaaattga
- the Vps16A gene encoding vacuolar protein sorting 16 isoform X1 translates to MLAMLTADWFPLGRDIYFRKFELYPLSFQDEVSSNNVLVAAPYGGSIAVTRNSKKLVKVQGANKPTIYLYTSSGKLTAKLQWSGGQLILLGWSQQEELLCVEDDGMVHIYDMFGTYQHAFSMGNEVKDTKVVEAKFFVSYSGTGIAVLTSTNRIFLVNNIVEPKVRQISEIPRYGGQIECWCLVHCDRETRVILSNRDGIFVIHQSHQTATHIPFDNLFTRHNKVFTIVAMAVSGNNRHIALYTDTGHLYMGTIDFNEKYCEHYTNMKEPLENIAWCGTEAVICSWNSTVMVIGRTAETIIYTYDGPVHLITEIDGVRVLSGSSHEMIQKVPNVVQKIFRINSTDPASYLLEASKQFQKRSHKADSYMDLVKDKLDPAIKACIDGAGHEFDFETQKLLMRAAKFGKGFSKTINPEYYVNMCRTLRVLNAVRHPAIGIPLTYTQFTILTSQVLLDRLVARRHYYLSIQIARHLQLPEIDGESRILAHWACYKVKQTQLDKEQIAEEIADKLGYAPGVSYSEIARRAADCGRKQLAIKLIDYEPRAHQQVPLLLTLGEERAALRKAVESGNTDLVYTVILHLRENMPLGDFQMSIMHCPLAMALYIKYCQNHNRETLRDIYNQYDDFHSQAIWFITESYQRKNTMSREALLQSAQENFKLARNDTNAALTEEQIKLLRYQRSMEDVLKKPIVGKPLQDTVKVLLLRNEYKLADKLRSEYKISDRRYWWLRIQCLAEQGVWNELEKFSKSKKSPIGYEPFIDQCLKYNEEREAKKYLPKVRDELKVKYLVKLKMMNEAVQTAIEQKDVNALTYLLGQCETTDRQLIDKINMYITSLKN, encoded by the exons atgttagcaATGTTAACCGCCGATTGGTTTCCTTTGGGTCGAGACATCTATTTTAG aaaatttgaaTTGTATCCGTTATCTTTCCAAGACGAAGTATCAAGTAATAATGTGTTAGTGGCAGCTCCTTATGGAGGTTCTATCGCAGTCACCAGAAATTCTAAGAAATTGGTGAAAGTTCAAGGAGCGAATAAGCCTacgatatatttatacacatcTTCTGGAAAACTAACAGCCAAGTTGCAA TGGAGTGGTGGGCAACTAATTCTTTTGGGCTGGTCTCAACAAGAAGAATTACTATGCGTAGAAGACGATGGCATGGTTCATATATATGATATGTTTGGAACATATCAACATGCTTTTAGTATGGGAAAC GAAGTAAAAGATACTAAGGTTGTAGAAGCAAAATTTTTTGTCAGTTACAGTGGAACTGGTATTGCAGTTCTGACATCTACTAATCGTATATTTCTAGTGAATAATATAGTTGAACCAAAAGTTAGACAAATATCTGAAATTCCTA GATATGGCGGGCAAATTGAATGCTGGTGTTTAGTTCATTGCGATAGAGAAACACGTGTGATATTATCGAACAGAGATGGGATATTTGTGATACATCAGTCTCATCAAACTGCAACTCATATACcattt gACAACCTTTTTACCAGACACAATAAAGTGTTCACTATAGTCGCCATGGCAGTGTCTGGAAACAATCGTCATATCGCTCTTTATACGGATACTGGGCATTTGTACATGGGTACTATAgatttcaatgaaaaatattgTGAACATTATACAAATATGAAAGAGCCTTTAGAAAACATAGCATG GTGTGGAACAGAAGCTGTAATATGTAGTTGGAATAGTACCGTAATGGTAATCGGACGAACAGCCGAAACCATAATATATACGTACGATGGACCGGTACATCTTATTACAGAGATTGATGGTGTACGTGTATTATCTGGTTCTTCTCATGAAATGATACAAAAAGTACCGAATGTCGttcaaaaaatatttcgaattaaTTCAACCGATCCTGCGTCTTATTTATTGGAAGCTTCTAAACAGTTTCAAAAAAGGAGTCACAAAGCTGATAGTTACATGGATTTAGTCAAAGATAAATTAGATCCTGCAATAAAAGCTTGCATCGATGGAGCTGGCCATGAATTTGATTTTGAAACACAAAAGCTTTTAATGAGG GCTGCTAAATTCGGGAAAGGATTTAGTAAAACAATTAATCCTGAGTATTACGTCAACATGTGTCGAACTTTAAGAGTTTTAAATGCAGTAAGGCACCCCGCAATTGGAATTCCACTAACATATACACA ATTCACTATTCTCACGAGTCAAGTGTTATTGGATAGACTCGTTGCAAGAAGGCATTACTATCTAAGTATACAAATTGCACGGCATCTTCAGTTACCAGAGATCGATGGAGAAAGTCGAATATTAGCTCATTGGGCTTGCTATAAA GTAAAACAAACGCAATTAGATAAGGAACAAATAGCAGAAGAAATAGCTGATAAATTAGGCTACGCGCCTGGTGTTTCTTATAGCGAAATTGCAAGAAGAGCAGCCGACTGCGGCCGAAAACAACTAGCAATTAAA CTGATTGATTACGAACCACGTGCACATCAACAAGTGCCACTTTTATTAACGCTTGGTGAAGAAAGAGCCGCTTTACGTAAAGCCGTTGAAAGTGGAAATACAGATTTGGtttataccgtaatacttcaTCTCAGGGAGAACATGCCACTCGGTGATTTTCAG ATGTCCATAATGCACTGTCCTTTAGCTATGGCTTTATACATCAAATACTGTCAAAATCATAATCGAGAAACACTTCGCGATATTTATAATCAATATGATGATTTTCATTCTCAAGCGATATGGTTCATTACCGAGAGTTATCAGCGAAAG AATACGATGTCAAGAGAAGCATTATTACAATCTGCACAGGAGAATTTCAAGTTAGCTCGTAACGATACTAATGCAGCTTTGACAGAAgaacaaataaaattattgcgcTATCAAAGGTCCATGGAAGATGTATTAAAGAAACCGATTGTAGGGAAACCACTTCAGGATACTGTAAAAGTATTACTATTGCGCAATGAATACAAATTAGCTGATAAATTAAGATCAGAGTATAAAATATCGGATCGAAG ATATTGGTGGTTACGAATACAATGTTTGGCCGAGCAGGGCGTATGGAACGAATTGGAAAAATTTTCCAAAAGTAAAAAATCCCCTATTGGTTATGAG CCTTTTATAGACCAATGTTTAAAATATAATGAAGAAAGGGAAGCGAAAAAATATTTACCTAAAGTAAGGGAcgaattaaaagtaaaatacttAGTTAAATTAAA AATGATGAACGAGGCCGTTCAAACGGCGATAGAACAAAAAGATGTTAATGCGTTAACTTACTTACTAGGTCAGTGCGAAACTACAGATAGGcaattaattgataaaattaatatgtatataacaagtcttaaaaattga
- the Vps16A gene encoding vacuolar protein sorting 16 isoform X2 — protein sequence MVHIYDMFGTYQHAFSMGNEVKDTKVVEAKFFVSYSGTGIAVLTSTNRIFLVNNIVEPKVRQISEIPRYGGQIECWCLVHCDRETRVILSNRDGIFVIHQSHQTATHIPFDNLFTRHNKVFTIVAMAVSGNNRHIALYTDTGHLYMGTIDFNEKYCEHYTNMKEPLENIAWCGTEAVICSWNSTVMVIGRTAETIIYTYDGPVHLITEIDGVRVLSGSSHEMIQKVPNVVQKIFRINSTDPASYLLEASKQFQKRSHKADSYMDLVKDKLDPAIKACIDGAGHEFDFETQKLLMRAAKFGKGFSKTINPEYYVNMCRTLRVLNAVRHPAIGIPLTYTQFTILTSQVLLDRLVARRHYYLSIQIARHLQLPEIDGESRILAHWACYKVKQTQLDKEQIAEEIADKLGYAPGVSYSEIARRAADCGRKQLAIKLIDYEPRAHQQVPLLLTLGEERAALRKAVESGNTDLVYTVILHLRENMPLGDFQMSIMHCPLAMALYIKYCQNHNRETLRDIYNQYDDFHSQAIWFITESYQRKNTMSREALLQSAQENFKLARNDTNAALTEEQIKLLRYQRSMEDVLKKPIVGKPLQDTVKVLLLRNEYKLADKLRSEYKISDRRYWWLRIQCLAEQGVWNELEKFSKSKKSPIGYEPFIDQCLKYNEEREAKKYLPKVRDELKVKYLVKLKMMNEAVQTAIEQKDVNALTYLLGQCETTDRQLIDKINMYITSLKN from the exons ATGGTTCATATATATGATATGTTTGGAACATATCAACATGCTTTTAGTATGGGAAAC GAAGTAAAAGATACTAAGGTTGTAGAAGCAAAATTTTTTGTCAGTTACAGTGGAACTGGTATTGCAGTTCTGACATCTACTAATCGTATATTTCTAGTGAATAATATAGTTGAACCAAAAGTTAGACAAATATCTGAAATTCCTA GATATGGCGGGCAAATTGAATGCTGGTGTTTAGTTCATTGCGATAGAGAAACACGTGTGATATTATCGAACAGAGATGGGATATTTGTGATACATCAGTCTCATCAAACTGCAACTCATATACcattt gACAACCTTTTTACCAGACACAATAAAGTGTTCACTATAGTCGCCATGGCAGTGTCTGGAAACAATCGTCATATCGCTCTTTATACGGATACTGGGCATTTGTACATGGGTACTATAgatttcaatgaaaaatattgTGAACATTATACAAATATGAAAGAGCCTTTAGAAAACATAGCATG GTGTGGAACAGAAGCTGTAATATGTAGTTGGAATAGTACCGTAATGGTAATCGGACGAACAGCCGAAACCATAATATATACGTACGATGGACCGGTACATCTTATTACAGAGATTGATGGTGTACGTGTATTATCTGGTTCTTCTCATGAAATGATACAAAAAGTACCGAATGTCGttcaaaaaatatttcgaattaaTTCAACCGATCCTGCGTCTTATTTATTGGAAGCTTCTAAACAGTTTCAAAAAAGGAGTCACAAAGCTGATAGTTACATGGATTTAGTCAAAGATAAATTAGATCCTGCAATAAAAGCTTGCATCGATGGAGCTGGCCATGAATTTGATTTTGAAACACAAAAGCTTTTAATGAGG GCTGCTAAATTCGGGAAAGGATTTAGTAAAACAATTAATCCTGAGTATTACGTCAACATGTGTCGAACTTTAAGAGTTTTAAATGCAGTAAGGCACCCCGCAATTGGAATTCCACTAACATATACACA ATTCACTATTCTCACGAGTCAAGTGTTATTGGATAGACTCGTTGCAAGAAGGCATTACTATCTAAGTATACAAATTGCACGGCATCTTCAGTTACCAGAGATCGATGGAGAAAGTCGAATATTAGCTCATTGGGCTTGCTATAAA GTAAAACAAACGCAATTAGATAAGGAACAAATAGCAGAAGAAATAGCTGATAAATTAGGCTACGCGCCTGGTGTTTCTTATAGCGAAATTGCAAGAAGAGCAGCCGACTGCGGCCGAAAACAACTAGCAATTAAA CTGATTGATTACGAACCACGTGCACATCAACAAGTGCCACTTTTATTAACGCTTGGTGAAGAAAGAGCCGCTTTACGTAAAGCCGTTGAAAGTGGAAATACAGATTTGGtttataccgtaatacttcaTCTCAGGGAGAACATGCCACTCGGTGATTTTCAG ATGTCCATAATGCACTGTCCTTTAGCTATGGCTTTATACATCAAATACTGTCAAAATCATAATCGAGAAACACTTCGCGATATTTATAATCAATATGATGATTTTCATTCTCAAGCGATATGGTTCATTACCGAGAGTTATCAGCGAAAG AATACGATGTCAAGAGAAGCATTATTACAATCTGCACAGGAGAATTTCAAGTTAGCTCGTAACGATACTAATGCAGCTTTGACAGAAgaacaaataaaattattgcgcTATCAAAGGTCCATGGAAGATGTATTAAAGAAACCGATTGTAGGGAAACCACTTCAGGATACTGTAAAAGTATTACTATTGCGCAATGAATACAAATTAGCTGATAAATTAAGATCAGAGTATAAAATATCGGATCGAAG ATATTGGTGGTTACGAATACAATGTTTGGCCGAGCAGGGCGTATGGAACGAATTGGAAAAATTTTCCAAAAGTAAAAAATCCCCTATTGGTTATGAG CCTTTTATAGACCAATGTTTAAAATATAATGAAGAAAGGGAAGCGAAAAAATATTTACCTAAAGTAAGGGAcgaattaaaagtaaaatacttAGTTAAATTAAA AATGATGAACGAGGCCGTTCAAACGGCGATAGAACAAAAAGATGTTAATGCGTTAACTTACTTACTAGGTCAGTGCGAAACTACAGATAGGcaattaattgataaaattaatatgtatataacaagtcttaaaaattga